In Dehalococcoidia bacterium, the genomic window CGTTGTCATGGAAGCGAAACGAAACCGCGACTGGAATGTATTAGCTACGGCCATGTGCGATCGCCGCTTAGGGGTGGGCGCGGACGGCATCATACTGGTCATGCCATCCCGGAAGGCCGACATACGCATGAGGATGTTCAACCCGGACGGCTCCGAGGCCGAGGCCTGCGGCAACGGCACCAGGTGCCTTGCCAGATATGCTATCGGCCGGGGATTGGTCGACGGTAAAGAGATTACGATAGAGACGCTCGGCGGATCGAGGAAGGCGCGGCAGCTTGACGATATGATACAGGTCGACATGGGAGAACCGATTTTCAAGGCCGGGCTGATCCCGGTCAAGCTAAATCGCGACGCGGTGATCGATCATCCGCTCGCCATCGGCGGCAGGCGGCTGAAGCTGACCTGCCTCTCGATGGGCAACCCCCATGCCGTCGCGTTCATCGATGAGGCTATAGAGAAATTCCCTCTCGAAACGATCGGCCCGAAGGTCGAGAACCACCCGTTCTTTCCAAAGCGGGTGAATTTTGAGATAGCGAATGTGATGGGCAAAGGCAGGATACGCGCCCGGGTCTGGGAGCGCGGCGCGGGCGAGACGCTCTCCTGCGGCAGCGGTGCCTGCGCCATAGCGGTGGCGGCGCGATTGCACAGGTTCTGCGGTAAAAAAACGAATGTAGCGCTGCCGGGCGGGACACTGACCATCGACTGGGACGGGAAGAGCCAGGTGAAGCTGACCGGCCCCGCGGAGGAAGTGTTCACGGGAACGTGGCCGGGATAACATGGGGCAATTCATGAATTGCCCCTACACGATGACCGGAATATTTACGCTCGGCGAGGTGCCCCGATATGTCGGGGCCGGGGAAACTGGGGGTGTCCCCAAATCCAAAATTCCCCCAATCTTGGGGGATACAGGGAGTTGACCAGCAACGAGATTGCCACGTCGTCCTTCCATATACCTCGATATCATGGAAGGGCTTCTCGCAATGACAGTCTAAAACAGAGGTACAGGAGACATGGTCTCCTGACAGGGTTTTAGGGGTGTCCCCTAATATTAATAAATGTCCCCCAACGTATGGGGGACTAACAGGGGGTTCGGTTATTGTTCCCCCC contains:
- the dapF gene encoding diaminopimelate epimerase, encoding MTKIKFTKMQATGNDFVVMEAKRNRDWNVLATAMCDRRLGVGADGIILVMPSRKADIRMRMFNPDGSEAEACGNGTRCLARYAIGRGLVDGKEITIETLGGSRKARQLDDMIQVDMGEPIFKAGLIPVKLNRDAVIDHPLAIGGRRLKLTCLSMGNPHAVAFIDEAIEKFPLETIGPKVENHPFFPKRVNFEIANVMGKGRIRARVWERGAGETLSCGSGACAIAVAARLHRFCGKKTNVALPGGTLTIDWDGKSQVKLTGPAEEVFTGTWPG